The genomic region AGGACTTGTGGTGCCCTAGACTGAAAGATTGACTGAGCTCCTTACAGTTGGCTGGCAGgtaggatatatatatatatatatatatacacacatagagGTTTCAGGGGAGACACGCCCCACTCATAGCCAGTGACCCAAAGGCTCAACAAAATACACATCTACCCCAGAATCATACCCAGTTGGAGTCAATCATACACTTAAGACATAGATGGCGTTAAAAAGGTTTCCTTTAACAGAAGGGTGCTTAGAATGTTTATACGACTTTCTTGATCTCGTCGTACAGGACCAACACGAATGCGCCACCCGCGCCTCTGATCACGTTGGACCACGCGCCCTTGAAGAAGGCTTTGGCACCCTCATCCTTGGTGATCTTCTTCCAGCAGTCGATTGTGCCCGAGTACATAATATCAGCTGATGGAAGGAACAAATATAACGAGTGTTAATTCAAAAACGTATTTAGTGTGCGTAATTTCCTGAGTAAGTTTAATACCGAGAACACTTATTTCGTGTGCGTAATTTCCCTGCGTACATTTAATGCAGAGAACGCTTATTTCCTGTGTGCGTAATTTCCATGTGTAAATTTAATTTCAGACAACATAGCAGGAGAATTCTTGGTTTCCATTGTTTGGCAGTTGGCTTTGTCCACCTACATATGACGTTTGCTCTGTCAGGACTTACCTCCTTTACGTCCAGACTGCATCATCATACGACGTCTGACTGTGTCGAAGGGATATGAAATGATACCAGCGGCCGCGGTGACAGTCTGAGCAATCATCCAGGTGATGacgatgtgtgtgttcttagggTCTGGCAGCATACCTGTAAAAAGATGTTGagtaaaataatttggacatgCTCCTGCTTCTGGATAACCAGCGCTTAATACTTGAAGAACTGACCATGTTAAATGTTGTGGTTATCTGTATATTGGCCTGGCGCACTCTTACCCTTAGCTGTGTCGAAGCAACCGAAGTAGGCTGCTCTGTAGATGATGATGCCCTGTACGGACACATTGAACCCTTGGTAGAGGCCTCTGAGACCATCGGACTTGAAAATCTTGGCAATGCAGTTGCCCAGACCGGTAAACTCCCTCTCTGCTCCGCTTTTACCGATGTCAGCGGCGAGCCTGGTTCTGGCGAAGTCAAGGGGGTAGACGAAGCAAAGGGAAGTGGCACCGGCTGCTCCTCCAGATGCGAGGTTACCAGCGAACCAGCGCCAGAACTGTGTCTTCTGATCAATGCCTCCCAGGAAAATCTTCTTGTATTTGTCCTTGAAGGCAAAGTTGAGGGCCTGGGTAGGGAAGTACCTGATGACGTTGGCCAGGTTGCCTCTCCAGAAGGACAAGAAGCCCTGCTCTTTGGGGATTCTGACCACACAGTCCACAATACCTTTATATTGCATATCTGCTGTGATTTGTTTGCTGGCATGTTGTACCTGCACAGTAGAACAAAAAATGGGGGCAGAAACAATGGAAAAGCTTTACGTATTGTGATGAAGGAGAGTTATACCAACAAACTCAGTGCGTTCTATTACAAATGCCTGTAGTAAAGCGCTGGTATAGACCACGTGCAGCAATCCTTAAGCTGCACTTGTTCGCAGGGTGAAAGTATTAAATTGCATGCCTATGGTTATTTATAGAAACAAACTTACACCAAATATCACAGCTCTTTGCAATCACGTTTTACAGATCCCACATGGATGTCTGAACTTAGAAAGACTTTTCAATATGCCTTGAAATATCAAAATCGAGACCTCAGACAGTGCCTGCAGTGTAAATCCATGCAAACAAATAGGACGAAACCGTGCACCACAATAAGACATCACGTTTTTATTTAAATACGTGTTATATAATACAATACCGAAACACAGAGACATCATTATTTCCTCACATTATGCATGACACCTGATAACAATAGCACCTTGGATAGCGACCAGATTCAGCACCTCGAAGATGTCCAAATAGAGATGGCACGCGCGTATGAAAGTTACAGCTCTACCCACCAACAGCTTTGTTGTTAGAATGATTGCATGCATGGCTGTAGTTACTTTAGCTTCGCATGAATGTAATATCTACCACCAGCTAATTTGGCAAGAATTGTACATAGAGAAAAACTACAGTCTTACCTGCAGCAGAAGTTTTACTCTCTCGATAGGGGCAACGGCGGTCTTGGAGATGGCAGCGGCGACACCACCCGCCAAGAAATCCTTCATGAAACTAACCACAGCGTCCGACATGACTGCTGGATGCTCCTCACCTTAAGGTCAAGATAAGAATATGCCTCCGCTTACGGACCCTTAAGGAAACCCAACGCCCCTTCAAGTGGACGAGTGCTGGTTTTCGCTCTTAATATATATCCCCTTTCTATCGCGAGATGATAGAATGATGGATATGAGGGCGACCGAACAGAAAGTTGTGCTTGAATAAATATCCCAGGTTAGAGTTCAAGTCCCTCGCCATGTTAAAAAAAGAGGAACTTGGGGAAAGGTACTGGGGGCGTTTAAAGGACAAATAAACATTTTCCCACTCATTCTTGTCATTAATGATAGGCTAGatttcttttttctctatcCACTTTAACGCTAAGAAACCAATGTACAAAAATTGATTCACTTGATAAAGTTAATTGCGCTTGGAAGTTTATCATTCAAAGTGTCACAATGAAGTTAAGGTAACACAGACATTGTATGAAAATTGATTCTTGACTTGGCCAATGTAATTGCACATCAATAACATCAAGTAGACTACGTTCTTAACATCATTATTAACAAAAAATGGTTTTGGGATAGCCAATCTAACAACTGGATAGCGTTCAACCTTGGGCCGGGCCTCAGGCCTTAACTGAATCAATTTAattgtggattttttttttacactaatTGCCAATGTGATCAAAATGTGGTCATCTGAAATCTTCTACTGGACCTGTCATAAGAATTGAATTGTGCATTGTTGAATAACATGTTTTGATAGAGATGTCTCCAAATGTTCATGACGCTTTTAATAGAGACTCCTGGAGTCCATATTATTGTTTATTCGAGATGCTCTATGCTAAATGGTAACCCACATTATCTCACTGTATGTGGCCAAGCTCATTGTGTTTGGCCAATAACAAATGCGTCACCACTGACGTATATACCGCAGGTACTCTCCAATTTCTCGAGATGGGTCACTTAGTTATAGCCTGACACTCCAAATGCGTCCAGTAAAGGAGAATGAAACTAGAGTCGTAAAGCCTCTGGGTTCCAAGGTGTTGCTGCTTGTGTAACAGTGCTTTAGCACTGTATTTTCACATCGAGTTATTTTCCCGCATGTAACCAACCAAGCTATTATGGCAGTATGATTTGCTAGCATTCTTGCACATTATTCGTTTTCCAGAACAAGGCGAAACGATTGGGTCTGTTGCCCCGCTACAGTAGCAGGCTCTCTTCAGTCACTAGTGTTAATAGCCGTCTCCAAAACAATGACTCTCTACACTTACTCTGCAATAAAAAGGCTGCGCCAACTGCACTATTGTTCAGATAGACTACCTCAATGTCCTCTTGGGCTTGAAACTCCGACCTGGCATTTCTGCAACATAAATTACGTTATATTGATTGAGTCAACTTCTAGGCTATGCCACCATAAGTCAGTTCTGAGCGAGCGCGcacagagtgaaaaagagaatgttgcagaatatgtaggcctagtctCAACTTGCCATAGATGTCACCAAGGGTCCATTTTTCATTGTTTAAAACTGATCTTGAGACAGTCCagtaattcagtggaaatggtgatgatgatgatgctgcagACGGTACAGGTGTACCGCATCATAGTGGGGGCGTCTTCTCATATTTCCTTGGATTTGCTCCTGTAGGCTACCCTCACTTTGGCAGCTGTTTAGTTGCGGCATAAAAACACTGTCGAGGCACATGGGCCACCAAGAAAGGAGCAACACTAACTAAAACGAACTCTTGGATAATTTTATACGCAACTTAGCCTAGTGTTTCTCCGATGGCATGTTTCATAGACCACACCTAAGTAACGGCACAGCCTTAACTGCATGccttttgttttaaattaaattaaaatatcaGTCAATTCACAAGACTCATCTGTAGCCACGTTGGCTAGAGTCTTACTGGCTAGATGTCAGATCCGATATTATCA from Alosa alosa isolate M-15738 ecotype Scorff River chromosome 1, AALO_Geno_1.1, whole genome shotgun sequence harbors:
- the slc25a4 gene encoding ADP/ATP translocase 1, yielding MSDAVVSFMKDFLAGGVAAAISKTAVAPIERVKLLLQVQHASKQITADMQYKGIVDCVVRIPKEQGFLSFWRGNLANVIRYFPTQALNFAFKDKYKKIFLGGIDQKTQFWRWFAGNLASGGAAGATSLCFVYPLDFARTRLAADIGKSGAEREFTGLGNCIAKIFKSDGLRGLYQGFNVSVQGIIIYRAAYFGCFDTAKGMLPDPKNTHIVITWMIAQTVTAAAGIISYPFDTVRRRMMMQSGRKGADIMYSGTIDCWKKITKDEGAKAFFKGAWSNVIRGAGGAFVLVLYDEIKKVV